The Vigna angularis cultivar LongXiaoDou No.4 chromosome 6, ASM1680809v1, whole genome shotgun sequence genome contains the following window.
GCCAGTGacaaatatttgatttttgaactTGAATTGGGCTACGAGCTTCAAGGGGAATTGATGGACAATTTGGACTGGGGGAATCATGTTCAAGCTATGTACACCATGTAATATAACTTGGGATTTTACTTAGTTTAAAAGAAACATGAGTGACATAAGATAAAATAACATGCTTTAGATAGAAATACGCAAAAACTTAGACGCCTGTTCATTGATGGTGAGGATTTGACAACTTGCAGTAATTACTCATTGTTACAAAAGATAGAGCTAGAGAATGAGATAATATAAAAGTACCAACCGACTCCGAGACATGTTCTAGCTTGGTGAGTTTCCAAATTTCAACTCATCCAAACttctttctttataaaaaaagagaGCATGTTTTATCATTATGTTTGAAAATGTCCTTTTTCTCCTCTAGTGTACTCATGATTGCGTATTGCCGAGCtcgtaaaaatgaaaaatgtttatGCTGTGCCATATTGCCTTACACACTGATGTGCATAAGGTTACAAATTCCTTGACCTTTCGAATAATTTTCAACCTTTAAACATGGAAGCACACAACAAAAAGTTATTATCTTTGCAGGCCGAAGGAACCATGGCGATGTTGAATGAAGAGAAGCGCAGGAACACCCGAGAAAAAAATTTGCTCAAGCAAGAGTTGGTAGGTAccttcttattttattttacgttccaataaactataaaacaatTCGTGAATTCCATTTTTCATGTTCAGTAGTCCCTTTTATACGTTCGATGGACACAGTTTACACAATAGGTTAGTAGATTTTTCAATCTTCTCACACCATTATACTTGCGATGTAAGATGTAAACGTAAAAGATGAGTGACTTTTGTTATAAGTACAACATCAACACAAGATGCGGCAACTCCAAACCTCTTATGAATCATCTCTACAACTctttttaaaacacaaattctgTGACTGCAACATAACTAAAGGGACCAGCAATTATCACTCTCTTCCAATGGACAatagattttaattttcttacctTCTTAAACAGTTTAGTTATGGTATATATAGTTATCTAAGATGGTTTCTCTAGAATGCTTCATCCCTCTCTGTTGCTTGGAAGAAGTGCACCATGTTTgaaattattgttaatgttgAGTTGCTGAATgaccattttttatatttgacacccccattttctctttttattaggaaatgatgaagaagaaaatgaaaattaaaagagCTCAGGAGGGCTTCccgtttttgtttgtttgtgtggtTTCGCTTGTCAGTATGGCAGTCGGATATTATATTCATCCATAAGGAGCGACATTGTGTATAATGATTGAGGTTCCAAAATAATGGTGTACTCCTTAATGCTTTGGTAGATAACTATTGTTAATTGTAATGCTTGAACTCAACCAATGTCAATACGTGGAAACCTTTCTGAAATGCTAGTGAAATGAACTGCACTTCATAAGAGAAGCATTATCTACGGACTCTGATATTTGGAACCAAAATCAGAGAGTAGAGTTAGGTAATTCTCCCAATATTATTGTTCATAATGTTCTGGTTACGTTCTTGAACAGTTTGGTTATCAACGAAAGTAACAGAGGTAAGagagaaagataataaaatgtTGTTTGGTTTTTAAGGAGATGAAAAAACCTTCTAATATGTTACTACACTTTAATAGGAAAAATAATAGGAATAATAATAGAcgaagaaatgaaaaataaaagtatatttgcTCAATTATATTAGATCGAAATTCAAaggacaaaaaataataatggtgTTCATAAtgacaaaaatgataaaaaaaaattataatagacattatatataaaaaatagtttatatccTTAAAATAGCTTCTTTAGCGTTggtaaacaaaatttaagttgAAAGAAACaatagtatttttattataacaacAAAAGTTCTtcatataaacataaataaacaatctttaattcaaataaaccGGAAAACAGTCATTCTGATAGTATAATTACGTTGACAGCTTTCAAATTAAGGTCGAGTAGAAAAAAATAtggatttcaaaatattaaatatttttaatttttactttttcaagttaaatttaaagttatccacctttaaattattcttacaaaattaaaaattctttttttttacttgagtaacatatttttgttataaaatattttaaatttccataaaattgaattatccttctttgaattaattaaattgattttcgATGTTAAATGAATACGTCCTCTTTTGCCTagataacaattatttttttgataaaatatatgtttttattaccGTTGTGTTAAACTTGTGATTTGTAGGAtgacataatcaattataatcaaTGTTATGTTATTTATAAGCAATGCTACAGACAGTTTTATGAAAGTATTTtggtattaaattttttataagcgatattaaagaaattattaaatacttatgGAACGGTTTAGCAAAGCATTGTTTTGATTTAAATGGAGGGAAGGTAAAGACAGGAGAAATGAGAGTAGGAggattaattataatttattattaataaaaaagaaaagtgactGTACAGTGGAGTTACAGTGTGATGCAGAAGAAGCGTTACGCAAAACGCTTTCACTCACCCTCGACTCGCTTCTTCAAAACTCTTCCTATTTTTGCcttctccctcttctccttctccgcagagaagagaagaggagaagaaCCTTCCAAATCCccaaaactataaaacaaatataaataaggtAAATCctattcttctccttctccgtcTTCTAGGGTTTCTCTTCCGCCATTGCCAATCTCATCATCACCTCCCACTCTCTTTCCTCTGCAGGCATTGCTCTCTCTTCCTCTCCATTTCTCAATTCTATTACGATTCCCtaatttcttcttctcttttttagGGTTCCCATCGCTCTCTAACCGATTCCGCCATTTTTCGCTTCCAGGTACGCCCATTCTTCTTTTGCGATCTATTATTCATACGTTTCGCCAATGccacttcttcttttctctgcCTTTTCTTTCTTCGTTGCTATCTCTCTCGCTTTTCCTATCCGTCATTCGCTTCGATGTTAACCGCTATTCCTTTTCTCTGTCGCGTCAATGTTGTCTGTTGTTCTTGGATTGACGATGATCCATTGTTCAACGGTTATGCAGGTGCATTGTCTTCTCCTCTCAATGGTATGTTCCCCGGGAGGTGGGAGAATGGAAGTCATGGCAAGGCTTCTTGCTTCTGGGGGTTTCTCTCAGACAGTAGCAGGTATTTGGAGACCCTACCTTTCAGTGGCTATTAGCTGCATGTTATGCCTGACACTGTTTTCTGGATTCAGGTCATCATATtgtatatttaatacaaatacaatataatataatataattccGCGCAacgaatatttttaatttttggaataAACTAGTACAAGAAGTGACtgcatttatttttttgaatgcataaaaagatagagaagtcaaaagaagaagaaagaaaataataatggtTAATATCTTGCAGAAGTTGCATAGTTAGGAGATTAATTAGTGGGGGAAAAGTCAGATGAGGGATGTCATAGTGGCTTCTGGAAGTTATGATGTACACAGCTAATGGGtaaataggaaaagaaaacgAGTCTATGGGTGAAAATGTCTAAAACAATGCATTCCTGTAATTATTATAGATTATGGATTAGATAATATATGCATCGGCAAtgtaaataatttcttatattgcTATATCTGATGACAAATCACCGagccattttttatttttattataaatatctgAAAAGTTGTACTTACCTTGACTTCTGATCGATTGACGGTGTAGTTTACTAAATTCTTTAATTAATggatttttctttcattttcaatgTCTGATTGAACCTCGTTTGTTTatgcatggtttggaagatgaCTTTGCCCATCAGAAGTCGGCTGCTGAGTATATCTGTACAGAACTACGTGAGGCAGACGAAGCGAATTTGCTTCAGGAAGAAGGTTGTttcaagtgtttttttttttttgtgaatcaACCTTTTTGTAGTACAATCTGTGGATATTCCTTGGTAGATAGTAATGTATCgtcttcattatttatttagtcCAATGTGATTTATTTGGTAGAAGAATGAATGGTAATGACTGCCATTCTGAATATCAATCGGTCTCTGTTTGGAAAAAAGCTTCTTAAAAAACTACttacagaagaagaaaataagacgGTAAATGGATTTAACCTCTCTCGTGAgttatatattagtttatgCGTATGAGTTGGCTTTCAGAGTAGCTAAATAAAAGAACTTCGACCAATTAGATTATGTAATTTTAACTTACGAAATAACTttgtattatcttttttttttccttttaacttttctttaagAAACTTATCCTACCATAGtctaaatgtaaatattttattttaggggcAACGGGGACAATGGCTTTGTCGAAGTGGAACTACGTATAATGGTCAAATGAACATGTTTAGTTttgaggatttttttttccGGGCTTAGCTTTCGATTATCATCTTATTTCGATTTCGAGTATAATTCCTAATTTGTTCTTATTTTCCAGTTTTTTGGTCTTTGTACGATTGTCATTTCGTATTGGAGATTTTTAAAATGCTTCTTCACATGTTTTATATCTCAGATATGCATGTCTATGGTGTTAGCCCCATGACTGATGCCTTGCAGCTGGTAAGGTTTGCCTCATGTTTCTACTTTATCTTGTTCGCTAGTGGACTAGTATTTGTGTGCTTCTTCCCAAGTGTCTGGCCTGAGATTTTATGTGGTTTCTTTATTGGTATAACCTGTTCTTATATGTTTTCATGCGGATATTATATGGCATGATATTTATAATCTGTTATTGCTTCCTATAGTTTAGTATACCTTAAATTCAGTAATTATTGCCtctttttattccttttctACTGCCATATTCACAAGGATGGCACAGAGTAGCCCATCTGTCTCAGTTTGGAAACAGTTTATGCATTTTATACCAactttttagattatataattgatttagaTGTTATAAACTTGTAAATATCTTCATCTGCAGACATTAGCTTTCAGGAAGTATAATGTAAAGAAATTCATCTAACTGATTGCTTGATATCCTTTTTGAGGTATGCTGCAACAATTGCAAGAAGCCAATTAAGGACAGTCAATTTGCTGCTCATACAGGTTTTTTTTTCGGCTTcttttagtatttatattaaaactttctTGTCTTTTGTTGTATGTGAGGCTTTTCAAATTGTTCAGTTACACATTGAACTGCAAATGTCGATGTGTGGCTCGTTTACTACCAGCATTCATTTTTTGACCCCCATATTTTAAAAGGTTACTGATACTGAACCTTGCTTCGCCACCCTCTCCCTGTGTTTTCAGAACTTTGTCGGTCATTAAAGCTCACAGAACAAACTACGTTTGAGCTTGATGGCAGCACCGGGAGTCGGAAACCTcctaggaaggaaaagaaaaagttagcAGCTTCTTGTGCTAGTATccttaaaatatgaattaattaataagttGCTAATACATTTTTAGTTTCTATACTATAATAGCTTAAGTTTAGTCTTCGGTAGTTTAATCTTCTGCTGATTTTTTTGTATAAGGTATATGACAATCATGTTTCCATAAAGGCTTATATATTTTGTAGTCTCTGAAATTAACGAAATTTTGTTTcccatacttttttttttttccattttttgtttgttgGTTTTTGGTGACATATAGTGACATTACATTACAACACTAGTAGTATAGTATGCATTTCTTGGAACCTTAGACcatgaacaaagaaaaaattgcACAGGGGccaaaaaacaactttttaaatttttaggtcgactaaaaacatatttaagccTTTATGAAAATAGTAACTTTGATTTCTTTAGTAGACTTCTTCTTTTAAAGGAGTCTTTTAGTCTTTCTTAATACATTCTAATGTTAGGCTTTTGTAACATTACTTTTTGTGCCTCATAACCCCTCATAGACCAAGCTTCGGCAGTTGGGGAGCAGAGAAGGTCTGGGTCTATGGAAAATATTGACTCGGATTTGTCACAATCCCACCGGATTAGTCAAATCAGAGTGATTCCCTTTTCAAACAAGGTTAAAGGTGAAAGCCCGATTTTTTTTGTATAAGTTTTCTCCTTCATTATCAGTGGAATTCTTTTACGGAAGTTTAtgtattttcttataaattccATTTTACCATGATTCCtgcttgttttaatttttttgtagatttaatctattttaaaattattttgttcaaAACTTAGGGCATATTGGTGTTATTAGTTTGCTATTTCTATCACTTGTGTTGTTGACTTTCACTTTCACTGAAACCTTCAACAACTAAATATCGTTGGCTGTGGCTTTACGAGTATTTTTATGGAACTAAAATTTATCCACCCCTCTATTCTACTCATGATCATAGGAGAATATGATCTTTGCTTTTCATTGGCGTACAGGTTTAGTTCAAAACCTTTCATTATATTGCTAAACATGGATTGATTTGAAATATTATACAATGTTGATGATAGTTTGGACTGTAATTTGTCTTTGTTAAAACATATTTGATCTTTTTTGCTTGTTTTactattattgtttgttgataGAGATATCTATTTTCCCATGCCCTAAGCTACTGGTTTGCTAATCAATTTGAAAACTTGATTCATTTTAGTTCCAATTTCCTTAGGACACTCTACTTGTGTCGATGGAGCATCTATGATGGATGGTACTGGAATTAATCCTGGAAATAGGGACCACCCAGCTTCTATAATGCATCCTCCAACAAAACGTCATAAATTGTATGCTTTCTTTGTTCATCTGATGTGCGCACACATgttgtagtatgattattttgatATCATTGTCGTTAACGTTGTGGTGTAGATTAGATATTGATATTTGGAGTGTTATTATGATTCTGTGTGCCTCTGCTACCagaaaataatcataaattcaTGATTACCAGAATAAATTTGAATGCATCATTTATTGCATAATACCTCCATTGCCCCCTCCTCCAATAAAGTGCTactatcaaatggaaaactagATTAAAACTGCAGATATAACaagttgttaatcgattatcaaataGGCTGGTGTTCGGTGGGAATGACTGCCATAACCAGTATACCTTCActgtattgaaaaataaaaattataattataatttttgagtTTAATCACATTTGTTTAAAACAAATGttagaaaatttaatatttaccCATTTATTGGAGTTTTTAATCATCCCTCTTCAATTTATTTCCAATCTGTTATGTTTATTGCAGGCGAGCAAACACTAGCCTACCTGTATTAGAAAGCCCTGTAACAGATTCTGGAGAGACCAAAACTCTGAGTTTCACTGATGGAATAACTTGTAAGTGTGCAATTTTCGAGTTATTATCCATAATTATACAACTAGATAATTATCGAGTTAACTAAATCTAGCTCTGCATTCATGAATTAAAAATTGTGCACAAGCTATTACTTATGTCCATGCATGCTCAAATATGTGTagttattttcatatttctcaAATTCTGTTTATGTGGACACTAAACGATGTTTAACTTTTGAGAAACTACTTGTAATTTTCACATAATATTCTTATGCCACCAAAAGTCCTCTTATGGTGTCTGTCCAGAGCAAATGACTTTGGGTCTTGcagagtttttttcttttatcctttTCTACCTAAAAAGGTATAAATGGAATTTGTCCTTtattatttgtgattttttcCTTTTGAACTTTTGTATGTAGATATGCACAGTGAACCCATGGTTTTTGTAATGTTTAGTCTGACATCAATGACAACTGTGCTATTGCTTTTACTGTATTATGCTGTTCGCTCATTGGCGATAGGGGGGACCTGGTCATGGAATGAATCACCTAATTAATTTTCTGGATTCCATTTAGGCAAGGACTTGGTTGAAATAACTACTTCAGAACATGGAGATCCTAATCGAAAAATCCTTGGGCAGGTCCTTGTGCAACCTCCAAACACTACGAAGAAtggtattaaaaatatataatttaagttttgaaaGATATTAACTTTCGGCAGCTGGTAAAATGGAAGACCTTTCCTCCAAtgttttttcctttaatttttaattttagtgtttCTAATACAAGTTGGTGTTTGTAAAACACGTTTTTTTGATGAATTAGAATTTCCTGCGCCCCTTGCTACGAAGATATTTTATTCACAAAGGACCAATCGACTGCGTGCCAGACTTCGCCATCTTTACTTCCAGAACTTAAACGAGCAATTGCGTACTGATTTGTGTCCAAAGACATCACATGCGGAGATGGTCACATTCCAAGATTCATCTCTTAGATGCCCTTCATCTTCTCAAATGGACAATGTGCACGAGGTGTGACAATCTTTACTCTTGTTTAATACtgatcatttaaaattataggtCGAATCATGTGACCAAAGTTATACAGGTTGAATGAAATCCAATCTTTAGATGTACACATCAGACtgacaaaatttattatgttgCAAGTTCTTTACTCaggtgatttttttattttttattttttattgttacaaacataaaataatggGGAATTAGGCTTTATAATCTGCTGGCAGGCTATGAGTTTCTGTCGAAGGATAAAGGTGGAAATACATTCCATCACTACCCCCAAACCCAACTTCCCACCAAGAAAAGCTTATTTCCATGCTGATGAAGCCAGCTTTGAgtatttctttaactttttttttgaaaaataggGTCGATCACCTCAAAAATCTGATCATATTCTTGCCAAAAGCTCAGAAGTTTGCATACTTAAAGCAGGAGGCCTGCCAAGCAGTGGTTTGTCAAATCAGTTTCTTCTCGATAATGTTTCAAGGTCTACAGCCACTCATGTTGGTTTGACTAGAAGCAACTTTCTTCCAACATCCTATTCATTTTCTAGCAACACAGGTAATCTATTATATGCTATTGagttgtctttttatttttatagtgtaAGCTAAATTTAGAAAACTAAGTAATCGTCAAAAGCCTATCACTAAAGGACCGATTGAGGTGAAAGCTGACACAAAGTTGACAATTTTTGGAGTGATACTTGCATAATAAGCTGTAACATGTATAGCTTGAAGGAAAATGATTGGTATAAGTTGTTAATGAGTgttttttgttctgtttttgtAGGAAATTCATTGGGAACAATGCAGCAACCAAATGGGAGTGTTCCTGTTATTTAGAAACCATGGTGGAATTTTTTTGGGTTGGTAAAGGTACAGGTAACCAATACTTGAGTGTAGGATTTAGCTCCTTTTTTGAAGCTGATAAAGTAAATTACTCAAATTGTGTATCCTGTCATCTGCTTTGTACATGTAAACTTCTGTATAAATGGATGGAAATGAAGAAATTATTAGTTCTATATCCCCAGTGTTCTCAACTCGATACTTGGTCTTCTGTTATTTATGCTTGCTAGTCATTGCATAGCAGCTTGCATCGTTCTTGATAATACACAGGTTTCTCAATACAAGAATATATTTATGGACAGATATTCAGATTTAGGATGCTATCAGCTATTAAACAGGTTCATGTCTGTCGGAAAAAGTGAGTTTTGGCCTGTTTAACAATATGATCATAATTAGACTAAAACTTCTGTTTCTCCAGTAGgaaatctttaatttatttaagaactgctaaatttgttattatcacaaatgttgtattttgttttaacaATCAGTCAGGGTTCTGTATTTCTGTTTGAACTGGAGCgtctatttcattttttgtatTCTTATTCCTAAAATTTAACTCTGTCAAATCATTGTGTTTCCTTTTGGATTTATTTTGAACCAGAAAAGAACTCCCCCAATGCAATTTAGTACTTATAGGAATctggaaatatatatatatatatttgaatttttaattttggaggaaaaagttttttttaaatggggGGCAGATATTCTTTTGGTGTGAGTACAGTAAATTTATTAGCACGTTCTCCTTTTGTGCAATTCCATGCTTAAAATGAACATGGAACCACATTCATTATTGATATGAATATTCACCGCATTTTGCCTACCTGTGGAAGGTTCGTGGGAGTGGAGAATCGGGTGCTCaacttaaaatgaaattgaGTATTTCGTTCAAACTAGTTGTTGTGCCTCTTGTGAggcaatttgataaatttttaataggAAATGTAATAACAGTTGATGTTCTGTACATGCGAAATGACACCAGATATTGACTGCTCGCTCTGTCACTTTTGGTAGGAATTGTCACACCCCATTCACGTCTTCTAATATCTAGAAGCAGATTCTTCCTTTATGCCACCTGGAAAAAAAATCAGCTGGTATACCACATGGAATTTTATTAGAATAGATGATGTCATACAACGTGCTGGTCCAGACTGACTGCAACTAGGTGAATGCTTTGTTCCAAAAATCAAAgatacttgattttattttgacttgtgtgaaatgaaaaagaattatttatttcagattatactaaataaatttattttaaaaatctatctttgatataataattaatttaagtaccttataaattttggttttttaatttagtatttatcaaaaaaaatttaacgactgtttgaaatatatttttgttattaatgaaatgatgtgaaaactgtatttctatgttttttatttgtagataacatgtctttttaatatttttaactttttttgtcaatttgttttttgaCTGACGGGATAATTTTTACGGTAAGgaagaataaataatatagtaGATGAAATAAATAAGTTGAAAATTGTAAGagagaattattattttaaaatacttttgatttaagttgttttcATTTGATCTATTTTTCGTCTGTGTAATAATTGTTTGAGAAAGTGGTAAAACAGTGATAAGCTGAAAACAAATAAGATACTGTGGGAAAGAAGATCAAATcgttatatttatatattcctAAAATAAAGTGTGGTACGATGAGGTGGTGCGCCACTTGCTTCTCTTCCGACTGGTTTTGCGAACtctattttgtttataatacattttctctttcctctttatataaactaaattttaaggtttatacatttaaatacttttaattatatttttattcaagttgtctattcaatatttaattattaacgaTCTtgttaaagtaataaaaattatttattatttcatattaattgttatatatttttatattatttttaaaattttatgtttttttaagacaaggaagtaaataaaataagtaggcAAGGAGTAAAAtacaaattatgttatttaattaacaaaaattaatataaaactttagaATATTAAAtggattaatatttttaatagaaatttagtttaaaataccaaaatttaTGAGGTAGAAACTTAACAACCTATAATCTATTCTATAATGGAagagataaaataaatgttCAATATTCAATTTATCATGAGTGATTaagattgaaatatatatttgagtTTCTCAATTTTTCTATGAAATGGATTTTTTATTGTGTAcatagttaattttgtttacatAAAATGGTTTTCTTAAAGGAAAACAAATAGCTAGATTTTTTGTCACACTACGAATGATatattttcactatttttgtGAGCTAATGGTTTTGTATGAGTACGTGTATGCGTTGTTGAAGCATTTAAATTAAGTCTCTGCCTTCAAAGCATTATCTTGTCTttggtctttttttttttctccaaacaCCATTATTTTTGTGTGAAAAGTTTGAGTTGATATCATTTCAATGGATTTGGGAGAGTTGAGTAATGTTGTGTAGTGCTAGAATGACTCACTTATAATATCTTTTTGTTTGCCAAAATAGTTGTAAACTTTTGTCTCCTCCTTCCTTCCTTCTTTTGTCATTTTCATAGTTTTGATTTGCCCTGCTTTTGGCTTATCTATAATTCTATCAACAAACCATACTTTCATGTTATGCACAGAACTCAATCACATAAATCTTAAAACACCCCACTACTTCccttattatctttatttagctTCTGCGAATATACATACACAACATTACGTCATCCTTTCCTAACGCACACCCAACTTAAAACAACACAATTGGAATTTGCCCTTTGATATCTTCTCCCATATTGTCAATTCCACAGCCTCCTTTTCACACTTGTCttttcttcaaatatatatatatatatatatatatatatatatatatatatatatatatatatatatatatatatataatcgtCTTTGTTTATTTGTGTGTTATCTCATAGTAAGCATCACAAATATAGAAATACaatgtttttctcttttgcCTTTTTCACAAATTACATGGtcattttttctagtttttatcCCCATTAGGAGAATAACGACTCAACTCATGCTAAATTAAGCATAGGTTATAGGTTGTTAAAGTATCATAGAATAACTCTAGGAATTGATgaatgaattaatataaatgaaaaagcCATATAATCCTTTTAGGATTGTAAGTCTTTGTCTTTTAAATTGACTGCCAGTTATGAGACAAACAGTTGCAGTCGGACCTGTGGTTTGATTAGCCTTCTTTCAAAATTCTCAAcccaatttttattataaaaaatataaaacatgtaAGATgtcaattttcacaaaaaaaaaaattaaaacttaaaatatcaCATAA
Protein-coding sequences here:
- the LOC108340930 gene encoding uncharacterized protein LOC108340930 isoform X3; protein product: MVCSPGGGRMEVMARLLASGGFSQTVADDFAHQKSAAEYICTELREADEANLLQEEDMHVYGVSPMTDALQLVCCNNCKKPIKDSQFAAHTELCRSLKLTEQTTFELDGSTGSRKPPRKEKKKLAASCANQASAVGEQRRSGSMENIDSDLSQSHRISQIRVIPFSNKVKVPISLGHSTCVDGASMMDGTGINPGNRDHPASIMHPPTKRHKLRANTSLPVLESPVTDSGETKTLSFTDGITCKDLVEITTSEHGDPNRKILGQVLVQPPNTTKNEFPAPLATKIFYSQRTNRLRARLRHLYFQNLNEQLRTDLCPKTSHAEMVTFQDSSLRCPSSSQMDNVHEAMSFCRRIKVEIHSITTPKPNFPPRKAYFHADEASFEYFFNFFFEK
- the LOC108340930 gene encoding uncharacterized protein LOC108340930 isoform X1, coding for MVCSPGGGRMEVMARLLASGGFSQTVADDFAHQKSAAEYICTELREADEANLLQEEDMHVYGVSPMTDALQLVCCNNCKKPIKDSQFAAHTELCRSLKLTEQTTFELDGSTGSRKPPRKEKKKLAASCANQASAVGEQRRSGSMENIDSDLSQSHRISQIRVIPFSNKVKVPISLGHSTCVDGASMMDGTGINPGNRDHPASIMHPPTKRHKLRANTSLPVLESPVTDSGETKTLSFTDGITCKDLVEITTSEHGDPNRKILGQVLVQPPNTTKNEFPAPLATKIFYSQRTNRLRARLRHLYFQNLNEQLRTDLCPKTSHAEMVTFQDSSLRCPSSSQMDNVHEGRSPQKSDHILAKSSEVCILKAGGLPSSGLSNQFLLDNVSRSTATHVGLTRSNFLPTSYSFSSNTGNSLGTMQQPNGSVPVI
- the LOC108340930 gene encoding uncharacterized protein LOC108340930 isoform X2, which gives rise to MVCSPGGGRMEVMARLLASGGFSQTVADDFAHQKSAAEYICTELREADEANLLQEEDMHVYGVSPMTDALQLVCCNNCKKPIKDSQFAAHTELCRSLKLTEQTTFELDGSTGSRKPPRKEKKKLAASCANQASAVGEQRRSGSMENIDSDLSQSHRISQIRVIPFSNKVKGHSTCVDGASMMDGTGINPGNRDHPASIMHPPTKRHKLRANTSLPVLESPVTDSGETKTLSFTDGITCKDLVEITTSEHGDPNRKILGQVLVQPPNTTKNEFPAPLATKIFYSQRTNRLRARLRHLYFQNLNEQLRTDLCPKTSHAEMVTFQDSSLRCPSSSQMDNVHEGRSPQKSDHILAKSSEVCILKAGGLPSSGLSNQFLLDNVSRSTATHVGLTRSNFLPTSYSFSSNTGNSLGTMQQPNGSVPVI
- the LOC108340930 gene encoding uncharacterized protein LOC108340930 isoform X4, producing the protein MHVYGVSPMTDALQLVCCNNCKKPIKDSQFAAHTELCRSLKLTEQTTFELDGSTGSRKPPRKEKKKLAASCANQASAVGEQRRSGSMENIDSDLSQSHRISQIRVIPFSNKVKVPISLGHSTCVDGASMMDGTGINPGNRDHPASIMHPPTKRHKLRANTSLPVLESPVTDSGETKTLSFTDGITCKDLVEITTSEHGDPNRKILGQVLVQPPNTTKNEFPAPLATKIFYSQRTNRLRARLRHLYFQNLNEQLRTDLCPKTSHAEMVTFQDSSLRCPSSSQMDNVHEGRSPQKSDHILAKSSEVCILKAGGLPSSGLSNQFLLDNVSRSTATHVGLTRSNFLPTSYSFSSNTGNSLGTMQQPNGSVPVI